A portion of the Lolium rigidum isolate FL_2022 chromosome 1, APGP_CSIRO_Lrig_0.1, whole genome shotgun sequence genome contains these proteins:
- the LOC124683425 gene encoding F-box protein SKIP28-like yields the protein MLPTTAAASAPPPLPAPAPGEPHAALFLALGYMRLPELLACWRVCRLLGEAVAGDTLLWRRVAVEPPLSNRVTDEILAKLTARAEGTLRSLHLVGCFRVSDAGLLRVVEQNPRVTELYVPTCTGLTGDGVVKIVQLLHEHKGNIDHLRLNGISRMSKHHLDVIMSLMSKGNPQVQQDRSPLFYNHRAHEVLNTNDERPIDVDVCPLCTNVRLVFDCTKDECRKVKHSLLRCRGCYFCITRCEKCGACISSEDRTEADLACSDFMCLDCWLTHAKCSSCNRPYCERHENLMVPLSMPGQFSCQRCAELGASLESQEDGY from the exons ATGCTTCCGACCACGGCGGCCGCCTCAGCGCCTCCGCCGCTACCTGCCCCGGCGCCTGGCGAGCCGCACGCTGCCCTCTTCCTTGCCCTGGGCTACATGCGCCTGCCCGAGCTGCTGGCCTGCTGGCGCGTGTGCCGCCTCCTCGGCGAGGCCGTCGCGGGGGACACCCTCCTGTGGCGTCGCGTCGCGGTGGAGCCGCCTCTCAGCAACCGGGTGACCGACGAAATCCTCGCCAAGTTGACCGCGAGGGCGGAGGGGACGCTGCGGTCTCTGCACCTCGTCGGGTGCTTCCGCGTCTCTGACGCTGGCCTGCTCCGCGTCGTCGAGCAAAATCCCCGCGTCACCGAG CTCTATGTGCCCACATGTACAGGCTTGACTGGTGATGGGGTGGTGAAAATTGTTCAGCTTCTGCATGAACACAAGGGAAATATAGACCATCTCCGACTCAATGGTATTAGCAGGATGAGTAAGCATCatcttgatgttattatgtctctgATGTCCAAAGGTAACCCACAAGTACAGCAAGATAGAAGCCCACTCTTCTACAACCATAGAGCCCACGAAGTGCTGAACACCAATGATGAAcgccctattgatgttgatgtctGCCCATTGTGCACAAACGTCAGGCTTGTGTTTGATTGTACGAAGGATGAATGTAG GAAAGTGAAGCATAGCTTGCTGCGGTGTCGAGGCTGCTACTTCTGCATTACTAGATGCGAAAAATGTGGTGCCTGTATCAGTTCGGAGGATCGAACCGAGGCTGATCTTGCTTGCTCAGACTTTATGTGCTTGGATTGTTGGCTTACGCATGCAAAATGTAGCAGCTGCAACCGGCCTTACTGTGAGCGGCATGAAAATTTGATGGTCCCTTTGTCAATGCCTGGCCAGTTTTCATGCCAGCGTTGCGCGGAGCTCGGTGCATCACTGGAGAGTCAGGAAGATGGCTATTAG
- the LOC124682607 gene encoding transcription factor MYB20-like produces the protein MGRQPCCDKVGLKKGPWTAEEDQKLVGFILGHGQCCWRAVPKLAGLLRCGKSCRLRWTNYLRPDLKRGLLSEDEEKIVVDLHAQLGNRWSKIASHLPGRTDNEIKNHWNTHIKKKLRKIGIDPLTHKPLPDASPRHQPEQKLPAPEEKLPVPEEKTETVADQRDEREEQIILTKSPGFCTDEVPMLLPDEMVVPLRDPPPPLAPPASSSTMCTAVSTPTTSYCSSSASTGCEDDTLFPIAEWPDTAYLMGLDDDMIAAASASWEDCLAQPPLQPFAEDTFGAYMYQSSSSASFDQQEAIWNKLELF, from the exons ATGGGGAGGCAGCCGTGCTGCGACAAGGTGGGGCTGAAGAAGGGGCCGTGGACGGCGGAGGAGGATCAGAAGCTCGTCGGCTTCATCCTCGGCCACGGACAATGCTGCTGGCGCGCCGTGCCCAAGCTCGCCGGGCTGCTGCGCTGCGGGAAGAGCTGCCGGCTGCGGTGGACCAACTACCTGCGGCCGGACCTCAAGAGGGGACTCCTCTCGGAGGACGAGGAGAAGATCGTCGTCGACCTGCATGCCCAGCTAGGCAATAG gTGGTCCAAGATCGCGTCGCACTTGCCAGGGCGGACGGACAACGAGATCAAGAACCACTGGAACACGCACATcaagaagaagctcaggaagatcGGCATCGACCCGCTCACACACAAGCCACTCCCGGACGCTTCTCCTCGGCACCAGCCGGAGCAGAAGCTCCCGGCTCCGGAGGAGAAGCTTCCGGTTCCGGAGGAGAAGACGGAGACGGTGGCAGACCAGAGAGACGAGCGCGAGGAGCAGATCATCCTGACCAAGTCACCCGGTTTCTGCACCGACGAGGTGCCGATGCTCCTCCCCGACGAGATGGTGGTGCCATTGCGCGACCCACCTCCGCCTCTGGCGCCACCGGCGTCCTCATCAACGATGTGcaccgccgtctccacgccgACCACGTCCTACTGCTCCTCCTCGGCGTCCACCGGCTGTGAAGACGACACCCTGTTCCCGATCGCGGAGTGGCCGGACACCGCGTACCTGATGGGGCTGGACGACGACATGATCGCGGCGGCGTCGGCATCTTGGGAGGACTGCCTGGCGCAGCCACCGCTACAGCCGTTTGCAGAGGACACCTTCGGCGCGTACATGTACCAGAGTAGCAGTAGTGCTTCGTTCGACCAGCAGGAGGCGATATGGAACAAGCTGGAGCTCTTCTAA